A single region of the Hirundo rustica isolate bHirRus1 chromosome 17, bHirRus1.pri.v3, whole genome shotgun sequence genome encodes:
- the GUCD1 gene encoding protein GUCD1 isoform X1 gives MKSPREAGEPPPVDCIQLKVPVIQQLYHWDCGLACSRMVLQYLNHLDNDEFQKAIQELQLTKSIWTIDLAYLMRHFGVRHKFCTQTLGVDKGYKNQSFYRKHFDTEENRVNQLFAQAKDCKVLVEKCTVTVQDIQNHLSQGHIAIVLVNAVLLLCDLCSSPVKYCCFLPIGQKCFCRSPDYQGHFIVLCGYNKASGSIYYNNPAYADRTCCTSISNFEEARTSYGTDEDILFIYTDS, from the exons ATGAAGAGCCCCCGGGAGGCCGGCGAGCCGCCGCCAG TTGACTGCATCCAGCTGAAAGTGCCAGTGATTCAGCAGCTGTACCACTGGGACTGCGGGCTGGCCTGCTCCAGGATGGTGCTTCA GTACCTGAATCATTTGGATAATGATGAATTTCAGAAAGCCATCCAGGAACTCCAGTTAACAAAGAGTATCTGGACTATTGACCTGGCCTACCTAATGCGGCACTTCGGAGTTAGGCATAAATTTTGCACCCAGACACTCGGAGTGGACAAGGGCTACAAAAATCAG TCATTCTACAGGAAGCACTTTGACACAGAAGAGAATCGAGTGAATCAGCTCTTTGCACAAGCCAAAGACTGCAAGGTGCTGGTGGAGAAATG CACAGTAACCGTTCAAGACATCCAAAACCACCTGTCCCAGGGTCACATAGCCATTGTCCTTGTCAACGCAGTTCTGCTACTGTGTGATCTTTGCTCGAGTCCTGTCAAATACTGCTGCTTCCTTCCCATCGGACAGAAGTGCTTCTGCAGGAGCCCTGACTACCAGGGCCATTTCATTGTGTTATGTGGCTACAACAAAGCCTCAGGGAGTATTTACTACAACAACCCTGCCTACGCTGACC GAACATGCTGCACCAGCATCAGTAACTTTGAGGAAGCCAGGACAAGTTATGGCACTGATGAAGATATTCTGTTCATCTACACAGACAGCTGA
- the GUCD1 gene encoding protein GUCD1 isoform X2, whose translation MVLQYLNHLDNDEFQKAIQELQLTKSIWTIDLAYLMRHFGVRHKFCTQTLGVDKGYKNQSFYRKHFDTEENRVNQLFAQAKDCKVLVEKCTVTVQDIQNHLSQGHIAIVLVNAVLLLCDLCSSPVKYCCFLPIGQKCFCRSPDYQGHFIVLCGYNKASGSIYYNNPAYADRTCCTSISNFEEARTSYGTDEDILFIYTDS comes from the exons ATGGTGCTTCA GTACCTGAATCATTTGGATAATGATGAATTTCAGAAAGCCATCCAGGAACTCCAGTTAACAAAGAGTATCTGGACTATTGACCTGGCCTACCTAATGCGGCACTTCGGAGTTAGGCATAAATTTTGCACCCAGACACTCGGAGTGGACAAGGGCTACAAAAATCAG TCATTCTACAGGAAGCACTTTGACACAGAAGAGAATCGAGTGAATCAGCTCTTTGCACAAGCCAAAGACTGCAAGGTGCTGGTGGAGAAATG CACAGTAACCGTTCAAGACATCCAAAACCACCTGTCCCAGGGTCACATAGCCATTGTCCTTGTCAACGCAGTTCTGCTACTGTGTGATCTTTGCTCGAGTCCTGTCAAATACTGCTGCTTCCTTCCCATCGGACAGAAGTGCTTCTGCAGGAGCCCTGACTACCAGGGCCATTTCATTGTGTTATGTGGCTACAACAAAGCCTCAGGGAGTATTTACTACAACAACCCTGCCTACGCTGACC GAACATGCTGCACCAGCATCAGTAACTTTGAGGAAGCCAGGACAAGTTATGGCACTGATGAAGATATTCTGTTCATCTACACAGACAGCTGA
- the SNRPD3 gene encoding small nuclear ribonucleoprotein Sm D3, which translates to MSIGVPIKVLHEAEGHIVTCETNTGEVYRGKLIEAEDNMNCQMSNITVTYRDGRVAQLEQVYIRGSKIRFLILPDMLKNAPMLKSMKNKNQGSGAGRGKAAILKAQVAARGRGRGMGRGNIFQKRR; encoded by the exons atGTCCATTGGAGTGCCAATCAAGGTTCTGCACGAGGCCGAGGGCCACATCGTGACTTGTGAGACCAACACAGGAGAAGTTTATCGAGGCAAACTTATCGAAGCTGAAGACAACATGAATTGTCAG ATGTCCAACATAACAGTGACGTACAGAGATGGACGGGTGGCACAGCTCGAGCAGGTGTACATCAGGGGCAGCAAGATACGGTTTCTCATCTTACCAGATATGTTGAAGAATGCTCCTATGCTAAAGAGCATGAAGAATAAAAACCAGGGTTCTGGAGCTGGGCGAGGGAAAGCAGCCATTCTCAAAGCTCAAG tggCTGCAAGAGGAAGAGGCCGTGGTATGGGCCGTGGCAACATCTTCCAGAAGCGAAGATAA